A stretch of DNA from Lysinibacillus sp. B2A1:
TAAGTCAATAACGGTGGGTGGCAAAAACTTTTTTGGTAATCAATGGCTTAATGCAACAGGTGCTATAGATGTTGCTGAAAATGATGTGCAAGGAAAAAAAGAAGTGAATATGGAGCAAATTTACGCATGGAATCCAGATATTATTTATATCACGAACTTTACCGAAACACAGCCAGAAGATCTGCTTAATAATAAGGTCAATGGGCAGGATTGGAGCCAGATCAAAGCAGTTCAAGACGGTAAAGTGTATAAAATTCCTTTAGGTATTTATCGCTGGTTCCCACCAAGTGGAGACGCCCCATTAATGCTAAAGTGGTTGGCACAAAAAAATCATCCAACATTATTTGATTATAAAATAGAAGATGAGATTAAGACTTATTACAAGGATTTTTACGAATTTGATATTTCTGATGATGAAATTCATTCTATATTAAACCCTTCTTCAGATGCAGCGAAGTATTAAGGATGAAGCAGTCATGAAGAAATGGAAAATAGCACTTTTATGGTTGCTGCCATTTATGGTAGCAATCGTTTCTCTAGGTGTTGGACGATTTGAAGTTAGCCTTGAGCATATTATTAAAATTTTGACATCTCAAGTACTTCCTGTGGAACAGACATGGACGCAGATGGAGGAAACGGTCGTATTGAACATTCGTTTACCACGAATTTTGCTAGCGTTATTAATTGGCGGTGGTTTATCTATAGCTGGTGCAGGCTTCCAAGGGATGTTTGGAAATCCACTTGTATCACCAGATATATTGGGAGTTTCTGCTGGCGCAGGATTTGGAGCATCCCTAGGTATATTACTATTTGGACAAAACTTTACGGCACAAATATTGGCATTAATCTTTGGGTTAGGGGCAATTGGTTTTACTTATTTAATTGCTGGCGCTAAGAAAAATGCGCCTATTTTTATGTTTGTGCTGGCTGGTGTGGTGACCTCAGCCCTGTTTAATGCGCTAATTTCATTAACAAAATTTGTGGCTGATCCAGAGGAAAAACTACCTGCGATTACTTATTGGTTAATGGGGAGTCTTGGCACGGCAACCTATAAGGACTTATTTATTGGAGGACCGTTAATATTAATAGGGATTTTAGTATTGTACTTATTGCGTTGGCGTTTGAACATTTTAACATTGCCTGAAGATGAAGCAAAATCAATGGGTGTACCGGTGACACGGTTAAAATGGTTAGTAATTCTTGGGGCAACTTTAATTACAGCAGCATCTGTAGCAGTTGCAGGAATTGTCGGTTGGGTAGGCTTAATTATTCCACATGTGGCGCGTATGCTTGTTGGGAATAACAATCAATTTGTATTACCAGTATCCGTCGCAATCGGTAGTATATATTTATTAATCATTGATGATTTAGCACGCTCATTAACAGCAACGGAAATACCATTGTCTATTCTAACAGCCATTATTGGCGCCCCATTTTTCGCTTATTTATTACGCCGTTCAGGAGGTGGCTGGGCATGAAAATTGTAGTGGAAGGCGGCAATTTTCATTACGAAAAACGACGAAAAAAATTACCAAACTTATATGCGCAAGATATCCATTTTTCCTTAGAGCCTGGTGAAATAATGGCGATCTTAGGTCCTAATGGGGCAGGGAAAACAACACTGTTAAAGTGCATTACAGGACTTCTTGAATGGAAGAAGGGGAAAACTTTAATAGATGGTCATCCACTAGAATCATTCAATCGTAAAGAACTTTGGAAGCGTGTTGGCTATGTACCTCAAGCCCATAAAATGGTCTTTGGTTTTTCTGTAGAAGAGCTTGTTATCATGGGTAGAGCCCCTTATATTAGTACACTTTCACAGCCGACTGCTAAAGATTTGGAAGCTGCTCATCAGGCGTTAGAGACGATAGGTATAGTACATCTTGCTAAAAAATCATGTAATGAAATCAGTGGCGGAGAGCTACAATTAGCCTTAATTGCAAGAACCCTTGTTTCCGAGCCAGAGGTTTTGAT
This window harbors:
- a CDS encoding iron ABC transporter permease; this encodes MKKWKIALLWLLPFMVAIVSLGVGRFEVSLEHIIKILTSQVLPVEQTWTQMEETVVLNIRLPRILLALLIGGGLSIAGAGFQGMFGNPLVSPDILGVSAGAGFGASLGILLFGQNFTAQILALIFGLGAIGFTYLIAGAKKNAPIFMFVLAGVVTSALFNALISLTKFVADPEEKLPAITYWLMGSLGTATYKDLFIGGPLILIGILVLYLLRWRLNILTLPEDEAKSMGVPVTRLKWLVILGATLITAASVAVAGIVGWVGLIIPHVARMLVGNNNQFVLPVSVAIGSIYLLIIDDLARSLTATEIPLSILTAIIGAPFFAYLLRRSGGGWA
- a CDS encoding ABC transporter, whose protein sequence is MKIVVEGGNFHYEKRRKKLPNLYAQDIHFSLEPGEIMAILGPNGAGKTTLLKCITGLLEWKKGKTLIDGHPLESFNRKELWKRVGYVPQAHKMVFGFSVEELVIMGRAPYISTLSQPTAKDLEAAHQALETIGIVHLAKKSCNEISGGELQLALIARTLVSEPEVLILDEPESHLDIQKQMIILQTIKRLARERGISCIINTHYPNHAFYLADRVLMTAKEKGIVYGNVQEVMTEVRMKEYFGIELKKIIVEEEDYLVETMIPRALGTERGNL